Below is a window of Acidobacteriota bacterium DNA.
GCGACGGCTCCAACCGCAGCAAAACGTCGTAGAGGGCGGCAATCTGCGGCCAGTCGGTGGCGGCGGCCTCCGTGGCTTCCGAGTGCACCGCGGCGATGGCAGCCTGGAGCGCGTAAGGGCCGGCCCGCCGGGACGCGAGGGAGCGCTCCAGCAGCTCCGTAGCCTCTTCAATTTGATCCCGGTTCCACAACGAGCGATCTTGGTTCTCGAGCAGGATGACGTCGCCGCTCTCCGAAGCCCGCGCTCCGCGCCGGGAGTCGTGGAGCAGCATCAGCGCCAGCAGCGCCAGGACCTCGGACTCGGGGAGCAGCTGGGCGAGCAGCCGGCCGAGGCGAATGGCCTCACTGGACAGATCGACGCGGGTCAGGGACTCGCCAGAGGTGGCGGCGTAGCCCTCATTGAACACCAAGTAGACCACTTTCAGCACCACATCCAGGCGCAGGGGAAGCTCCTCCGGCTCCGGCACCCGGTAGGGGATTCCCGCGTCGCGGATCTTGGCCTTGGCCCGCACGATGCGCTGGGCCAGGGTCGGTGCCGGCACCAAGAAGGCGCGGGCGATTTCCTCGGTGGTCAGACCGCACATCTCCCGCAGGGTCAACGCGATCTGCGCGTTGGGGGCCATGGAAGGGTGACAGCAGGTGAAGATCAGCCGCAGACGGTCA
It encodes the following:
- a CDS encoding RNA polymerase sigma factor, producing the protein MSQEDEAAVREAVEALYREESRHVFATLVRLLGDFDLAEEGLHEAFRAALEQWPQGGIPERPKAWLVSAGRFKAIDRIRRSSRFDPLGDVAERLEAAENTPVWEEGFPDDRLRLIFTCCHPSMAPNAQIALTLREMCGLTTEEIARAFLVPAPTLAQRIVRAKAKIRDAGIPYRVPEPEELPLRLDVVLKVVYLVFNEGYAATSGESLTRVDLSSEAIRLGRLLAQLLPESEVLALLALMLLHDSRRGARASESGDVILLENQDRSLWNRDQIEEATELLERSLASRRAGPYALQAAIAAVHSEATEAAATDWPQIAALYDVLLRLEPSPVVELNRAVAIAMRDGPQAGLTLIDDLLERGELDGYHLIHAARADLCRRSGRTEEARASYQKALELTPQEPERRFLLRRLREL